TCCTGGGTGGGGGAATTAGGAAGAACAATCGGCTTGAGCATCGTTCTGGCTTTAGGAATTCGCACCTTCGTTGCCGAAGCTCGTTGGATTCCTTCCGAATCAATGGTGCCGACGTTACAGAAGTATGACAAGTTGATTGTAGATAAGTTAAGTTATCACTTTACTAGCCCACAGCGGGGAGAAATCGTAGTATTTTCTCCTACAGAGAATATTAGAAAGGAAAATCCTAATCTCAAGGATGCATTTATTAAGCGGATTATCGGGCTGCCAGGAGACAAGGTCGAGGTTAAGGGAGAACGAGTTTATATTAACGATCAACCCCTACAAGAAAAGTATATAGAAGCTCCACCCCAGTACCAATACGGACCAGTCATGGTGCCAGCTAACTCCTATCTGGTACTGGGCGATAACCGCAATAATAGCTACGATAGCCATTTTTGGGGATTTGTCCCTCGTGAGAATATCATCGGTCGGGCAATTGTTCGCTTCTGGCCCCCCAACCGCGTTGGAGAACTTAATTAACGGGGGTTTTGGTATCTTTATAGTTTTTTCTAGCTCAGCCCTAGGAAGCTGATGAAAACTCAAAGGTATTCACGCTAGTGTTGAGCTAGACCTCACTATAAAATCTAGCTGTGGATATCTCTGTCATAGTCAAGACGTTTGTTGCTGTGTTTGTGCTGGCGGATGCCTTGGGGAAT
This window of the Chroococcidiopsis sp. CCMEE 29 genome carries:
- the lepB gene encoding signal peptidase I; this encodes MSNVKKQVPDNNSPQEREGSWVGELGRTIGLSIVLALGIRTFVAEARWIPSESMVPTLQKYDKLIVDKLSYHFTSPQRGEIVVFSPTENIRKENPNLKDAFIKRIIGLPGDKVEVKGERVYINDQPLQEKYIEAPPQYQYGPVMVPANSYLVLGDNRNNSYDSHFWGFVPRENIIGRAIVRFWPPNRVGELN